The Syntrophorhabdus sp. genomic sequence TCACCCACGCTTATACTCTGGCGAGGACGGACATCGTGATCGCCGGCATGATCAGCATCGGGGCCATCGGCGCCTTCCTCGACCTCTTCTTCCGTGTCATCGAGAACCGCAGGTTCGCGTGGACGAGGCTGACACGATGACGACCGCCCCTATTCTCCGCATCGAGGCCCTGCGCAAGGACTTCCGGACAAACAACGGCACCGCCCTCAAGGCGGTGGCCGAGGCGACCTTCGACATCCCCGAGAACGATTTCGTGTGCATCGTCGGGCCGTCGGGGTGTGGGAAATCGACCCTGCTAAGGATGATCGCGGGCCTCGAGACGGCCACCGCCGGCAGGATAGACTACCGGGGGGAAACGGTTTCCCGGCCACGCAGGGAGATCGGGATGGTCTTCCAGGAATACTCGCTCCTGCCGTGGCGCGACGTCCTCGACAACGTATCACTCGGCCCGGAGTTCCTGGGAGCGCCGCGAGACGAGCGGGAGGCGAAGGCCATGGAGTATCTGCGCCTCGTCGGAATGGAGGATTTCTCGCGGGCCTTTCCCCACGAGCTCTCGGGGGGCATGAGGCAGCGTGTCGCCATCGTACGGGCCCTCGCCAACGACCCCGATGTCCTTCTCATGGACGAGCCCTTCGGGGCCCTTGACGCCCACACGCGCATCCTGCTCCAGAAGGAGCTCCTTCGCATCTGGGAAAACCATCGCAAGACGATCCTCTTCGTGACCCACGGCGTCGACGAGGCCATCTACCTTGCCGACCGCATCATGGTCATGTCCGCGCGCCCCGGAAGGATACTCGACATCATCGACGTCGACATGGAGCGGCCCAGGCTCCGCGCTCACCCCTCCTACGGACCGCTTGCCGAGAGGATCCTCGCCGTCCTCGAACAGGAGGCCACCACCTCCTTCCGCGACACCGCCGCAGCGCACCACGGGGAAGACTAAGAAACGGTTCAAGGGTTCAAGAGTTCAAAGTTAAGAGACATCGAGAACGGAGCTGTCCTGTCCTGTTCCTTTACCCTTGAACCTTTGAACTTTGGAACCCTTGAACTTTCTTTTTGTTCTGGATTAGACTAGCGGCGGGCGTGTCCGGTGGACGCGGTCCAATACAGCAAGGCGGGTGAGGTTATGGCAAAGCATTCCCATCTTTTCGTCGAGAACTTCGACGGGTTTCTCGGTTACGGCATGGACAGGAAGACGGACGAGAACACGGTGCAGGCCTACCTCCAGAAATTCTCCGACGACGCGCTTATGAAGATCATGCTCAAGAGGATGTCCGATGAGGACCTGGCGGAGGTCTTCGAGGTCCTGGGCAAGATGCTCAAGAAACACCTCACCGAACCCGAATACCACGAATTGTTCTTAAAGGACGAAAGGTAATGGCAACCTCACTGTAGCACGCAGGTTTGCTGAGATGGAGAAGCGGAATTCCTCTCCCGGCATATTGATCACGGGAAGCTCCTTCCGGGGCAAGGAAAAGTTTAAGGGGAAGTCACCGGGCAGGAGCTAGTTAAGGATGTTGAAGCTTGCCGGGATCTTGCGTTTGCATATGGGGCAGACAGGCTCGATGAGCGTGTATGTCTTCCCGAAGACGTCTACGCTCTTGAAGAATACCCCCGGAGCGTCGCACAGATTCTTCTCGCTGAAGATCTTGCCGCATTCGCACACGGGATATTCCTGACGTATCGTCGTTCCCCTGAATGCCTGATCCGCGTACCTGGTGACCAATTTTTGTTCTTCCGTCGTCATGGCTGTAATATAATCTCCTTAT encodes the following:
- a CDS encoding ABC transporter ATP-binding protein; translation: MTTAPILRIEALRKDFRTNNGTALKAVAEATFDIPENDFVCIVGPSGCGKSTLLRMIAGLETATAGRIDYRGETVSRPRREIGMVFQEYSLLPWRDVLDNVSLGPEFLGAPRDEREAKAMEYLRLVGMEDFSRAFPHELSGGMRQRVAIVRALANDPDVLLMDEPFGALDAHTRILLQKELLRIWENHRKTILFVTHGVDEAIYLADRIMVMSARPGRILDIIDVDMERPRLRAHPSYGPLAERILAVLEQEATTSFRDTAAAHHGED
- a CDS encoding cytoplasmic protein, with protein sequence MAKHSHLFVENFDGFLGYGMDRKTDENTVQAYLQKFSDDALMKIMLKRMSDEDLAEVFEVLGKMLKKHLTEPEYHELFLKDER